From one Oxyura jamaicensis isolate SHBP4307 breed ruddy duck chromosome 15, BPBGC_Ojam_1.0, whole genome shotgun sequence genomic stretch:
- the PPP1CC gene encoding serine/threonine-protein phosphatase PP1-gamma catalytic subunit, protein MADIDKLNIDSIIQRLLEVRGSKPGKNVQLQENEIRGLCLKSREIFLSQPILLELEAPLKICGDIHGQYYDLLRLFEYGGFPPESNYLFLGDYVDRGKQSLETICLLLAYKIKYPENFFLLRGNHECASINRIYGFYDECKRRYNIKLWKTFTDCFNCLPIAAIVDEKIFCCHGGLSPDLQSMEQIRRIMRPTDVPDQGLLCDLLWSDPDKDVLGWGENDRGVSFTFGAEVVAKFLHKHDLDLICRAHQVVEDGYEFFAKRQLVTLFSAPNYCGEFDNAGAMMSVDETLMCSFQILKPAEKKKPNASRPVTPPRGMITKQAKK, encoded by the exons TGAGAGGATCCAAACCAGGTAAAAATGTCCAACTTCAAGAGAACGAAATTAGAGGACTGTGCTTGAAATCCAGAGAGATCTTTCTCAGTCAGCCTATTCTACTAGAACTTGAAGCTCCACTGAAAATATGTG GTGACATCCATGGGCAATACTATGACTTGCTTCGACTCTTTGAATATGGAGGCTTTCCACCAGAAAGCAACTACCTGTTCCTCGGTGATTATGTTGACAGAGGAAAGCAGTCTTTAGAAACGATCTGTCTTCTACTGGcctacaaaattaaatatccagagaattttttccttctccgAGGGAACCATGAATGTGCCAGCATTAATAGAATTTATGGGTTTTATGATGAAT GTAAGAGAAGATATAATATTAAGCTGTGGAAAACTTTCACAGACTGTTTTAACTGTTTACCAATTGCAGCTATTGTggatgagaaaatattctgctGTCATGGAG GTTTGTCACCAGACCTTCAGTCAATGGAACAGATAAGACGAATTATGCGCCCCACTGATGTACCTGATCAAGGTCTTCTTTGTGATCTCCTGTGGTCTGACCCTGACAAAGATGTCTTAGGATGGGGTGAAAATGACAGAGGAGTGTCCTTCACATTTGGTGCTGAAGTGGTTGCTAAGTTTCTCCACAAACATGATTTGGATCTCATATGCAGAGCCCATCAG GTTGTTGAAGATGGATATGAGTTCTTTGCAAAAAGGCAGTTGGTAACTCTCTTTTCTGCCCCAAATTACTGTGGAGAATTTGATAATGCAGGTGCCATGATGAGTGTGGATGAAACTTTAATGTGCTCTTTTCAG attttgaaacctgcagagaaaaagaagcctAATGCTAGCAGACCTGTAACGCCTCCCAGGGGTATGAtcacaaaacaagcaaagaaatag
- the HVCN1 gene encoding voltage-gated hydrogen channel 1 produces the protein MSRYLKHFTVVGDDPVQWSNDYQKWEEEEEEHGGKQTDSEIKLEPSRSHVSFQDVMKKLFSSHRFQILVVCLVIVDALLVLGELLMDLKIIHPDKHHIAPKVFHYLSLSILTIFLVEVGFKVFVYGREFFHHKFEVLDGIVVIVSFILDLVLLFREHEFEAVGLLILLRLWRVARIINGIILSVKTRSEQQVSKLKQANLKLVTKVEQLEHSCAEKEREIERLNKILKQHGLITEQK, from the exons ATGTCCAGGTACCTGAAGCACTTCACGGTGGTGGGGGACGACCCCGTGCAGTGGAGCAACGACTATCAGaaatgggaggaggaggaagaggagcatggGGGGAAGCAGACGGACTCGGAGATCAAACTGGAGCCCTCCCGGAGCCACGTCTCCTTCCAGGACGTGATGAAGAAACTCTTCAGCTCGCACAGGTTTCAG ATCCTGGTCGTCTGCTTGGTCATCGTGGATGCCTTGCTGGTCCTCGGGGAATTGCTTATGGACTTGAAGATCATCCACCCAGACAAACATCACATAGCCCCAAAG GTTTTTCACTACCTCTCCCTTTCCATTTTAACCATCTTCCTGGTCGAGGTGGGCTTTAAAGTCTTCGTCTACGGCCGGGAGTTCTTCCACCACAAGTTCGAAGTGCTGGACGGCATCGTCGTCATCGTGTCGTTCATCCTCGACCTCGTCCTCCTCTTTCGGGAGCACGAGTTTGAAGCTGTCGGGCTCCTGATACTGCTGCGGCTGTGGCGCGTGGCCAGGATTATCAACG GTATAATTTTATCCGTAAAGACCCGCTCTGAACAACAAGTGTCCAAGCTAAAGCAAGCAAACCTGAAACTTGTGACAAAGGTGGAACAACTTGAGCACAGCTGTGCAGAGAAG GAGCGAGAAATCGAGAGGCTTAACAAGATACTAAAACAGCACGGACTCATCACTGAACAAAAATAG